Genomic window (Sediminispirochaeta smaragdinae DSM 11293):
GCCCTGAAACTGCCGCAGACAAGTATTTGCTTCTCCGGTTTTGTCATACTTTCCTCCTTTATATATCATGTGCAGCCGGTGCCGGCACCCACACAGGTTTTACCGGCAGCACATACCTGCCGTTTTTTCAAATAGGAAATGTCGGCATTGTGAAAAAGCTTAAAGGCTGCCTCACTTGCAACACCTTCGATGACCAGGACCTTTAGCCCGGAAGCGGCAAGTACGGAACCAGGTCTCTCGCCTACGCCCCCGACCAGGAGGTAGGCACAATCATCAAGAAGCCGCGCAAGCTCCTTCCACCGTGCATCTCCGCCGCCGCGGGCGGGGGCAGGTCTGCGCTCACATATAACCGCTTCTCCATCCACATACTCTGCGATAAAAACCTCTTCCGCCTCGCCGAGGTGTGTATTCACCAGTACACCCTCCCGGGAGACAAAGGCAATTTTGCTGCGCGATTCTGAAAACCCGTCGCTGGTGTTCGCAGCATCTCTAAGCAGCTCGCTTATCTCCTGCCGCATATCATCTCCCAAAAGCCCAGCCGCATCGGCCCTGCATCGCTTGCAGTGGCGTGACTGCCTGATGTATGTTCCGGCGGAGCTGCGCATCTCCTCCACAATCTTGCAGGAAGGCTCCTTCAGGTCGGCAAACTCGGTCCCCTTCACAGGGATCAGTGGAATGATATTCATGAGATCGCAACCAAGCTCACAGGCCTTTCTTGCCACGGAGGGGATCTCGCCCTCGTTGATGCCGGGGATGAGCAGAGTGTTGATCTTTACGATCAGCCCCCGCTCCTTGAGGCGTCTTACCGTCTCGATCTGGCGTTCAAGAAGGATCTCCGCCGCATCCAAACCGCGATAATTGCGTTTTTTACACCGCACCCAACTATATATCGATGTGGCCACCCGCGGGTCGAGGGCATTAATGGTCACGGTTACATGGGTCACTCCGAGGGAGGCAACGGCATCAACATAATCGGGGGCGTTTAATCCGTTTGTTGAAAGACAAAAAAGCATCTCAGGGAAAAGACGCCTGCAACGGTCCAGGGTTTCAAGGGTCTTTTCCGGCTCTGCAAAGGCATCTCCCGGTCCTGCGATACCGACAACCCCCGGTTTTACCACCTGGGAAATCTTTTCAAGATAGAGGGTTGCCTGGGCCGGACTCAGGACGGCAGAAGAGACTCCAGGACGGCCTTCGTTGATACAGTCATATTTACGGCTGCAATATTTGCACTGGATATTGCACTTTGGGGCAACAGGCAGATGGACCCGGGCAATATGCCCGGCCGCCTCTTTATCAAAACAGGGATGCCCTTTCAACAGCATCTCGTTCATCGCATATCTCCTTTTTACGGGGCTCTACATACTCATATACCCGACGGGGGATTCATCCTGTCGTTTCGCTATCATGGTATTGGCGATCTGATCGGTCATCCGCAAGGCCCCTGCATAGCCTATATGCAGTAGTCGCTGTCCCCCGAGGCGGTCCTGAATCGGAAAACCGGCCCGAACAAGAGGAATGCCAAGACGGCGGGATACCTTGTACCCCTTGCTTCCACCAATCATGAGATCGGCGTGCACCTCATCAAGGATTGCTTCCAGGCCGGAGAAATCGGCATCGAATCTGATAAGGGGCTCGTCAAAGGCAAAGTCCGTGCAGATCCGGCTTATCATCGCCTCTGCATGGCTGTTAAGCTTCTCTCCGCTGAGACAAATCACCGGTTCGATCCCCAATTCACACAGGAGAGAGCAGATCCCCGCAACAAAGTCACCCTCCCCATAGACCGCGGCCCTTAAGCCGGCAAAGTACTTATGCGCATCGGCATATGCATCAAGGAGTCGTTCCCGCTGGTCCTTGAGCATGGGAGAAAAACGCGGCTCATGTCCGTTCTCCCGGCTCACATCAATTAATGCATTGATACATGCGTCGCTGTTTTTCAGCCCGATGGGAAGAGGGAGGTTGGTATAGGGCACACCAGCCTTTTGTTTCACAATCGCGGCAGGAGAGCACTTGTGCGAAGAGATAAGGCCGAACTCGATAGAGTGTTCGGCCTCCCCCATCCGGCGGACCGCATCTATTGAGGTTCCTCCTTCGGGAAGCCTGTGATACTCCTTCCAGGCCCCACCGTCGAAGCTCCGGCTATAATCCGGCAGAAGTGTCGCCTGTACACCCATTTCACCGAGCACCCACTTCAGGTGTCTGATGTCTTCGGGACTGACCATCCAGGGGAAAAGGTTGATACGCAAGGAACCTTTTCCCACCTCTCCTTGTCCGCAGGTATGGGCACCCGCCGCGGCACGTTTCCGGGGAGGAGCAGCCTGTGCGGCAATTGCCGCACACATCTTCATAAAACCGTCTACATGGGTCCCTTTATAGGCAGCCGTCTCGGTATGGATGTAGGTCACCCCCTCGTCGGCGGGAAAATCCTTGAGATACATCCCGACATCCTCGCCGATGGTTTCGGCAAGACAGGTGGTGGCAATGCCGATCACCTCAGGTTTGTACTGTCCTATGATATTCTTCACCCCGCGGATCAGGTTGCTCCTCCCCCCGAACACGGCGCTGCTTTCATCAAAGGATGAAGAGGCAATATCGACAGGCTCCCTGAAATGACCGATAAGGAAACGACGTATGTAGGTGGCACAGCCCTGAGAGCCGTGGAGAATGCACATCGAATTCCTTATACCCCGTAAGGCGATGGAGGCCCCCAGAGGAGCACACGCCTTGCAGGGATTCACCACCATCCCCGGCGCTTCCCGGACAGGGGCCTCCCCTTCTTTTGTTATGCTCTCGCTACTCTTTCCCATGGATCATTCTCCTTGGCCTCTTTTATGACCTTCCACGACCTGCTGGTCACCGTGTTGTAGACTTCCTTCGCAAAATTGAGCATTCCGGTAAAACCTGCCAAGGCGATTTTTCGTTCATGGTTGTGATCGCAAAATCCGATTCCCAGTTTGTAGGCCACCGGCCGCTCCTTAACCCCGCCGATAAAGAGATCGACATCCAACTCCTGAATGAACCTCGATAACTCGGAAGGATTTGAGTCATCCACAATCACGGTCCCGGGATCGGCAAGCTCCTTCATCTCCTCATACTCTTCGCTGCTTCCGGTCTGGGAACCCATCAGAACAACCTGGATACCGAGATACTTCAACGATCGCAAAAGGCTTAAGGCCTTGAAGGCACCGCCGACGTAGATCGCCGCCTTTTTCCCTTCCAGCACCTTTTTGTATCCGTGGATGATGGGATACACGGCCTCAAGTTCACGGCGAACCAGCTCCTTCGTATTAGCCATTATCAGGGGATCGGTGAAATACTCGGCCACCGTATAGAGAGCCGCCGCCGTATCTTCAATCCCGAAATAAGAAACCTGTTTAAAAGGAATTCCGTACCGTTGCTCCATATCCTGAGCCAGATATTTTAGGGAGCCTGAGCACTGAACGACATTGAGTTGGGCACCGTGTGCCCGCTGCAGCTGCTCGACACGACCGTCTCCGGTAAGGGTGGCGCCCACCTCCACCCCCATTTTTTCGTAGTACTCCTTGATGATCCACGCCTCTCCTGCCAGATTGAACTCGCCTAGGATGTTTATCACCGGCCGTGCAAGCCCGTTTCCATCAGGCCTGACCAGGGGGCTGGTACCTATAAGCCGCCCAAGAGCCTTGCAGGCGGCCTTATAGCCATCCTTCTTTGTACCCTTAAAGCCTTCCGAGTGTACCGGAATCACAGGGATGCCCTCTTCGTCTGCGGTTCGGCGGCAGACAGCCTCTACATCATCCCCGATGATCCCGACGATGCAGGTACTGTAGACAAAGACGGCCTTGGGACCATACTCGGCAATCAGGCGCTTCATGGCCGTATAGAGCTTTTTCTCGCCTCCGAAGATGACATCTTTTTCCCGTAGATCGGTGGAGAAACTTTTACGATGCAACTCCGGTCCCGAACTCAAGGCCCCGCGAATATCCCAGGTATACGCGGCGCAGCCGATGGGACCATGGACAAGATGAAGGGCATCGGCAATAGGATAGAGCACGACCCGGGAGCCGCAGAAGACACAAGCCCGTTGGCTCACCGAGCCGGCGGCCGATACCTTATCACCGCAAATGGCAAAATCATCCTTTCCCTTGGTAAAT
Coding sequences:
- a CDS encoding radical SAM protein; the encoded protein is MNEMLLKGHPCFDKEAAGHIARVHLPVAPKCNIQCKYCSRKYDCINEGRPGVSSAVLSPAQATLYLEKISQVVKPGVVGIAGPGDAFAEPEKTLETLDRCRRLFPEMLFCLSTNGLNAPDYVDAVASLGVTHVTVTINALDPRVATSIYSWVRCKKRNYRGLDAAEILLERQIETVRRLKERGLIVKINTLLIPGINEGEIPSVARKACELGCDLMNIIPLIPVKGTEFADLKEPSCKIVEEMRSSAGTYIRQSRHCKRCRADAAGLLGDDMRQEISELLRDAANTSDGFSESRSKIAFVSREGVLVNTHLGEAEEVFIAEYVDGEAVICERRPAPARGGGDARWKELARLLDDCAYLLVGGVGERPGSVLAASGLKVLVIEGVASEAAFKLFHNADISYLKKRQVCAAGKTCVGAGTGCT
- a CDS encoding nitrogenase component 1, with amino-acid sequence MGKSSESITKEGEAPVREAPGMVVNPCKACAPLGASIALRGIRNSMCILHGSQGCATYIRRFLIGHFREPVDIASSSFDESSAVFGGRSNLIRGVKNIIGQYKPEVIGIATTCLAETIGEDVGMYLKDFPADEGVTYIHTETAAYKGTHVDGFMKMCAAIAAQAAPPRKRAAAGAHTCGQGEVGKGSLRINLFPWMVSPEDIRHLKWVLGEMGVQATLLPDYSRSFDGGAWKEYHRLPEGGTSIDAVRRMGEAEHSIEFGLISSHKCSPAAIVKQKAGVPYTNLPLPIGLKNSDACINALIDVSRENGHEPRFSPMLKDQRERLLDAYADAHKYFAGLRAAVYGEGDFVAGICSLLCELGIEPVICLSGEKLNSHAEAMISRICTDFAFDEPLIRFDADFSGLEAILDEVHADLMIGGSKGYKVSRRLGIPLVRAGFPIQDRLGGQRLLHIGYAGALRMTDQIANTMIAKRQDESPVGYMSM
- the nifE gene encoding nitrogenase iron-molybdenum cofactor biosynthesis protein NifE: MADTLIEERRRQVFTKGKDDFAICGDKVSAAGSVSQRACVFCGSRVVLYPIADALHLVHGPIGCAAYTWDIRGALSSGPELHRKSFSTDLREKDVIFGGEKKLYTAMKRLIAEYGPKAVFVYSTCIVGIIGDDVEAVCRRTADEEGIPVIPVHSEGFKGTKKDGYKAACKALGRLIGTSPLVRPDGNGLARPVINILGEFNLAGEAWIIKEYYEKMGVEVGATLTGDGRVEQLQRAHGAQLNVVQCSGSLKYLAQDMEQRYGIPFKQVSYFGIEDTAAALYTVAEYFTDPLIMANTKELVRRELEAVYPIIHGYKKVLEGKKAAIYVGGAFKALSLLRSLKYLGIQVVLMGSQTGSSEEYEEMKELADPGTVIVDDSNPSELSRFIQELDVDLFIGGVKERPVAYKLGIGFCDHNHERKIALAGFTGMLNFAKEVYNTVTSRSWKVIKEAKENDPWERVARA